From the Streptomyces pluripotens genome, one window contains:
- a CDS encoding NUDIX hydrolase: MPYDPSAFPPFAVTVDLVVLTVRRHALCALAVRRGEPPFQGSWALPGGFVRADEDLSQAAARELAEETGLRAHDPSVPAQDNGAHLEQLATYGDPKRDPRMRVVSVAHLALAPDLPAPRAGGDASNARWVPVEELLHRGGYAREGEPRAPLAFDHAQILADGVERARSKIEYSSLATAFCPPEFTVGELRRVYEAVWGVALDPRNFHRKVTGTPGFLVPTGGTTTRQGGRPAQLFRAGGAPLLNPPMLRPEV, encoded by the coding sequence ATGCCCTACGACCCGTCAGCCTTTCCGCCCTTCGCCGTCACCGTGGACCTGGTCGTGCTGACCGTGCGCCGTCATGCCCTGTGCGCGCTGGCGGTGCGCAGGGGCGAGCCCCCCTTCCAGGGAAGCTGGGCGTTGCCCGGCGGCTTTGTGCGGGCTGACGAGGATCTGTCCCAGGCGGCGGCGCGTGAGCTGGCCGAGGAGACTGGGTTGCGCGCACACGATCCCTCCGTTCCGGCCCAGGACAACGGGGCCCACCTGGAGCAGCTTGCCACGTACGGTGACCCCAAGCGGGATCCTCGTATGCGCGTGGTCAGCGTCGCGCACCTCGCGCTCGCACCTGATCTACCCGCACCGCGTGCAGGCGGTGACGCCAGCAATGCGCGCTGGGTACCCGTCGAGGAGTTGCTCCACCGGGGCGGGTACGCCCGTGAGGGCGAGCCTCGCGCACCGCTTGCCTTCGACCACGCCCAGATTCTCGCCGATGGTGTGGAACGCGCCCGGTCCAAGATTGAGTATTCGTCGCTGGCCACGGCGTTCTGCCCGCCGGAGTTCACCGTCGGTGAGTTGCGCCGGGTGTACGAGGCGGTGTGGGGCGTGGCGCTCGACCCGCGCAACTTCCATCGCAAGGTCACCGGAACTCCTGGATTCCTCGTGCCCACGGGGGGGACCACGACGCGTCAGGGGGGCCGGCCTGCTCAGCTCTTCCGGGCCGGCGGAGCGCCCCTCCTCAACCCGCCGATGCTGCGTCCCGAGGTCTGA
- a CDS encoding S1 family serine peptidase, producing the protein MRRSVAQALIRPLVLAAAMTAIPLSTAAPAAAGGVVVGGFPIDVSGAPWTVALASRDRFGGTRAGQFCGGVAVTRTAVLTAAHCLAGEVLGAPPNRVRDLRVIAGRTDLLSGEGEEIAVRDAWVNPGYDAATNSGDFAVLTLAEPLPESTVVAMAGAGDPSYRPGTQALVSGWGDTTGGGAYARRLHAARVRVLPDDLCVRAYPGGPDGTYRADTMLCAGEPAGGPDACQGDSGGPLVAGGRLIGLVSWGSGCGRSGSPGVYTRIADVVRVWGQASGGRKGLRRHS; encoded by the coding sequence ATGCGCCGTTCCGTTGCCCAGGCACTGATCCGGCCGCTGGTGTTGGCAGCTGCCATGACCGCCATACCCCTGTCGACGGCGGCCCCGGCGGCCGCCGGTGGTGTGGTGGTCGGAGGATTTCCGATAGACGTCTCCGGCGCCCCCTGGACGGTCGCGCTGGCCAGTCGTGACCGGTTCGGAGGTACACGGGCGGGTCAGTTCTGCGGCGGCGTGGCGGTCACGCGGACCGCCGTGCTCACCGCGGCCCACTGTCTGGCCGGGGAGGTTCTGGGTGCGCCACCAAACCGTGTGCGCGACCTCCGGGTCATTGCGGGCCGCACGGACCTGTTGTCCGGAGAGGGGGAGGAGATCGCGGTGCGGGACGCCTGGGTCAACCCCGGATACGACGCGGCGACCAACTCCGGTGACTTTGCCGTACTCACGCTCGCCGAGCCGCTCCCGGAGAGCACGGTGGTCGCCATGGCAGGTGCGGGGGATCCGTCCTATCGGCCGGGCACGCAGGCTCTGGTGTCTGGGTGGGGCGACACCACCGGTGGTGGCGCTTACGCGCGCAGGCTGCACGCGGCACGTGTGCGTGTGCTGCCCGACGACCTCTGCGTGCGCGCCTATCCGGGCGGGCCGGACGGCACCTACCGGGCCGACACCATGCTCTGCGCCGGTGAGCCCGCTGGGGGGCCCGACGCCTGCCAGGGGGACAGCGGTGGGCCGCTGGTGGCTGGAGGGCGGTTGATCGGACTCGTGTCGTGGGGCAGCGGCTGTGGGCGGTCGGGCAGCCCGGGCGTCTACACGCGCATCGCCGACGTCGTGCGGGTCTGGGGGCAGGCTTCCGGGGGCCGAAAGGGGCTCCGCAGGCACTCCTGA
- a CDS encoding RNA polymerase sigma factor codes for MSASTSRTLPPEIAESVSVMALIERGKAEGQIAGDDVRRAFEADQIPATQWKNVLRSLNQILEEEGVTLMVSAAEPKRTRKSVAAKTPAKRTATKTVAAKAVTTRKATAAPATPAVSAAAAPAGSAEEAAPVKKAAAKKATAKKAAAKKTAVKKTAAKKTTAKKDAAEVLEDEVLEDGKVADEPEGAENAGFVLSDEDEDDAPAQQVAAAGATADPVKDYLKQIGKVPLLNAEQEVELAKRIEAGLFAEDKLANSDKLAPKLKRELEIIAEDGRRAKNHLLEANLRLVVSLAKRYTGRGMLFLDLIQEGNLGLIRAVEKFDYTKGYKFSTYATWWIRQAITRAMADQARTIRIPVHMVEVINKLARVQRQMLQDLGREPTPEELAKELDMTPEKVIEVQKYGREPISLHTPLGEDGDSEFGDLIEDSEAVVPADAVSFTLLQEQLHSVLDTLSEREAGVVSMRFGLTDGQPKTLDEIGKVYGVTRERIRQIESKTMSKLRHPSRSQVLRDYLD; via the coding sequence GTGTCGGCCAGCACATCCCGTACGCTCCCGCCGGAGATCGCCGAGTCCGTCTCTGTCATGGCGCTCATTGAGCGGGGAAAGGCTGAGGGGCAGATCGCCGGCGACGATGTGCGTCGGGCCTTCGAAGCTGACCAGATTCCGGCCACTCAGTGGAAGAACGTACTGCGCAGCCTCAACCAGATTCTTGAGGAAGAGGGTGTGACGCTGATGGTCAGTGCCGCAGAGCCCAAGCGCACCCGAAAGAGCGTCGCAGCGAAGACCCCGGCGAAGCGCACCGCCACCAAGACGGTCGCGGCGAAGGCGGTGACCACTAGGAAGGCCACCGCTGCCCCGGCCACCCCCGCGGTGTCCGCCGCCGCGGCCCCGGCCGGTTCCGCCGAGGAAGCTGCGCCTGTCAAGAAGGCCGCTGCTAAGAAGGCGACCGCGAAGAAGGCCGCTGCTAAGAAGACGGCCGTCAAGAAGACGGCCGCCAAGAAGACCACCGCCAAGAAGGACGCCGCCGAGGTCCTCGAGGACGAGGTCCTTGAAGACGGCAAGGTCGCCGACGAGCCCGAGGGCGCCGAGAACGCGGGTTTCGTCCTGTCCGACGAGGACGAGGACGACGCCCCCGCGCAGCAGGTCGCCGCGGCCGGCGCTACCGCCGACCCGGTCAAGGATTACCTCAAGCAGATCGGTAAGGTTCCCCTGCTCAATGCCGAGCAGGAGGTGGAGCTGGCCAAGCGCATCGAGGCGGGTCTGTTCGCCGAGGACAAGCTGGCCAACTCGGACAAGCTTGCCCCGAAGCTCAAGCGCGAGCTGGAGATCATCGCCGAGGACGGCCGCCGTGCCAAGAACCACCTGTTGGAGGCCAACCTCCGTCTGGTGGTCTCCCTGGCCAAGCGCTACACCGGCCGCGGCATGCTCTTCCTGGACCTCATCCAGGAAGGCAACCTGGGCCTGATCCGTGCGGTCGAGAAGTTCGATTACACCAAGGGCTACAAGTTCTCCACGTACGCCACCTGGTGGATCCGCCAGGCGATCACCCGAGCCATGGCCGACCAGGCCCGCACCATCCGTATCCCGGTGCACATGGTCGAGGTCATCAACAAGCTCGCGCGCGTGCAGCGCCAGATGCTCCAGGACCTGGGCCGTGAGCCCACCCCGGAGGAACTGGCCAAGGAACTCGACATGACCCCGGAGAAGGTCATCGAGGTTCAGAAGTACGGTCGCGAGCCCATCTCGCTGCACACCCCGCTGGGTGAGGACGGCGACAGCGAATTCGGTGACCTCATCGAGGACTCCGAGGCCGTCGTTCCCGCCGACGCCGTCAGCTTCACGCTCCTGCAGGAGCAGTTGCACTCCGTCTTGGATACCTTGTCCGAGCGTGAGGCCGGCGTTGTCTCCATGCGCTTCGGTCTCACCGACGGCCAGCCGAAGACCCTGGACGAGATCGGCAAGGTCTACGGCGTGACGCGCGAACGCATTCGACAGATCGAATCCAAGACCATGTCGAAGCTGCGCCACCCGTCGCGTTCGCAGGTCTTGCGCGACTACCTCGACTAG
- a CDS encoding ATP-binding cassette domain-containing protein — protein MLKVIQAFGLTSAPRKAQPPAVDDVSFEARAGHVTALLGSAGAGKTTVLRLMLELQQGRGVTCFRGRPLHRIAHPSREVGVLLGDVPGHPARSVRGHLRMLCAASGVPARRADEVLEVVGLVSLREERLGALSRGMDRRLGLACALLPDPHTLVLDEPAAGLSAREAQWLYGMLRAHADHSGTVFVTTADPKEAARAADRIVTLDGGRLVADQDAKEFARNRLRARVAVRSPHAARLAALLAREARTTRRSVEVVRECGNRLSVYGTTTADIGETAFRHGILVHQLADEVGDMGPGAGAGRDGGTGAGREQRSTRYEPVAQDGSPGEPERTASGACLVERGTPGVPAPDASQADRNLVTSDGPSGQREHTAGEGSPMGDRAASGFTPDGLIPAGSASAEEGRAGGHGRSSATGDPSRPPAPDVAERHHGLDRELSPAPVADGADGTAYGAGLSGIGADTRPREALARADGSRAVNATVPSEPAHARHTGHTGLTEPPHSQVDGATPPPAAVSTTRTRLPGARTPGPGKQRPSRAPRPEGVRSPDTLSLLPPPISVRPAPTPLRPLRYEIRRAVGVGTDFLVCGVTLLVSALVAVVLARLGHTPQARLFAAWPGELPLPPAALAAGLLGALSFGDEFRHPALAADRGTVPRRLGLLVAKLLVSGTIALFLALLAVGCDAEVLYIVYGRELSQVPGGWLSSCASWFGLVACCAWVGVLAGGVFRSTTAGLAAVLAVPVVVAPFVHEVLQGPGTRVAAGLLTRMREAFLLQWPFGGERYLIGTAHVVAQPMGEALALSLGALLCAYLVTMLRSRGR, from the coding sequence TTGCTGAAGGTGATCCAGGCCTTCGGACTGACCAGCGCCCCCCGCAAGGCACAACCGCCCGCCGTTGATGATGTCTCCTTCGAGGCGCGTGCCGGACATGTCACCGCGCTGCTCGGGAGTGCCGGCGCGGGAAAGACGACGGTGCTCAGGCTGATGCTCGAACTGCAACAGGGGCGTGGTGTCACCTGCTTCAGAGGACGGCCCCTGCACCGTATCGCCCACCCCTCGCGGGAAGTCGGCGTGCTCCTCGGGGACGTACCAGGACATCCGGCCCGATCGGTCCGCGGTCATCTGCGCATGCTCTGCGCGGCATCCGGAGTTCCTGCCCGACGCGCCGACGAGGTGCTAGAAGTGGTCGGTCTCGTCAGTCTCCGAGAGGAGCGCCTCGGCGCGCTGTCGAGGGGGATGGACCGCAGGCTGGGACTTGCCTGTGCCCTGCTGCCCGACCCGCACACCCTCGTCCTGGACGAGCCCGCCGCAGGTCTCTCCGCCCGTGAGGCGCAGTGGCTGTACGGCATGCTGCGGGCTCATGCCGACCACAGCGGCACGGTGTTCGTCACGACGGCCGATCCGAAGGAAGCTGCACGCGCGGCCGACCGGATCGTCACCCTCGACGGCGGCAGGCTCGTCGCGGACCAGGACGCCAAGGAATTCGCCCGCAACCGGTTGCGGGCGCGTGTGGCCGTCCGTAGCCCTCACGCCGCACGCCTCGCTGCTCTGCTCGCCAGGGAGGCCCGCACCACCCGTCGCTCGGTGGAGGTCGTGCGAGAGTGCGGCAACCGCCTCTCGGTGTACGGCACGACGACCGCCGACATCGGGGAGACGGCGTTCCGCCACGGCATTCTCGTCCACCAGCTCGCCGACGAAGTGGGCGACATGGGGCCCGGTGCGGGTGCCGGGCGCGACGGCGGAACGGGGGCCGGCCGGGAGCAGCGGTCGACCCGGTATGAGCCGGTCGCGCAGGACGGATCGCCGGGGGAACCGGAACGCACCGCATCCGGTGCTTGCCTGGTGGAGCGAGGTACCCCGGGCGTTCCGGCGCCAGATGCTTCGCAGGCGGATCGAAACCTGGTGACGTCAGATGGTCCTTCCGGGCAGCGGGAGCACACCGCCGGAGAAGGCTCGCCGATGGGCGATCGGGCCGCGTCCGGCTTCACCCCCGATGGCTTGATTCCTGCCGGCTCTGCCTCGGCCGAAGAGGGGCGAGCCGGCGGTCACGGGCGGTCCTCGGCGACCGGGGACCCGAGCCGCCCGCCAGCGCCGGACGTCGCGGAGAGGCACCACGGCCTAGACCGGGAACTGTCGCCGGCCCCCGTGGCCGACGGCGCCGACGGTACGGCGTACGGGGCCGGCCTCTCCGGCATCGGCGCCGACACACGCCCCCGCGAGGCGCTCGCGAGGGCCGACGGCAGCCGGGCCGTCAACGCGACAGTCCCGTCTGAGCCAGCTCATGCCCGTCACACGGGTCACACCGGGCTCACTGAGCCTCCGCACTCACAGGTCGACGGTGCGACCCCTCCTCCAGCCGCTGTCTCCACCACCCGCACCCGCCTTCCCGGCGCCAGGACCCCGGGCCCCGGCAAGCAGCGGCCCAGCCGCGCACCACGACCCGAAGGGGTCCGCAGCCCCGACACCCTTTCCCTCCTCCCGCCCCCCATTTCCGTCCGTCCGGCGCCCACCCCCCTCCGTCCCCTGCGCTACGAAATCCGGCGTGCCGTAGGAGTCGGTACCGACTTCCTCGTCTGCGGCGTCACGCTGTTGGTGTCCGCGCTCGTGGCCGTCGTGCTGGCCCGGCTCGGCCACACCCCGCAGGCACGGCTCTTTGCGGCATGGCCGGGGGAGTTGCCGCTACCGCCGGCGGCGCTCGCGGCGGGGCTACTCGGTGCGCTGTCCTTCGGGGACGAGTTCCGCCACCCCGCCCTGGCGGCGGACCGGGGCACCGTGCCCCGGCGGCTGGGACTGCTGGTCGCGAAACTGCTTGTCTCCGGAACCATCGCGCTGTTCCTGGCCCTCCTCGCCGTGGGCTGCGACGCCGAGGTGCTCTACATCGTCTACGGGCGGGAGTTGTCGCAGGTTCCCGGGGGGTGGCTTTCCTCGTGCGCGAGTTGGTTCGGCCTCGTGGCCTGCTGCGCCTGGGTCGGTGTACTGGCGGGCGGTGTCTTCCGGTCCACCACGGCCGGGCTGGCCGCCGTCCTCGCCGTGCCCGTCGTCGTAGCGCCGTTTGTGCACGAGGTGCTGCAGGGCCCTGGTACGCGGGTGGCCGCAGGGCTTTTGACGCGGATGCGGGAGGCATTCCTGCTGCAATGGCCCTTCGGCGGGGAGCGCTACCTGATCGGGACGGCCCACGTGGTTGCTCAACCCATGGGCGAGGCACTGGCGTTGTCGTTGGGCGCGTTGCTCTGCGCATATCTGGTCACGATGCTGCGTTCCAGGGGCCGGTGA
- a CDS encoding DUF7455 domain-containing protein — MTTVLTPASPLTAADRCDRCGAQAYLRVVLLSGGELLFCGHHGRKFEPELKKIAAEIQDETERLTSVPGTASDEER; from the coding sequence GTGACTACTGTTCTGACCCCCGCGAGCCCGCTGACGGCCGCCGATCGCTGCGACCGTTGCGGCGCACAGGCATACCTACGCGTCGTCCTGCTGAGCGGCGGAGAACTGCTCTTCTGCGGCCACCATGGCCGCAAGTTCGAGCCGGAACTCAAGAAGATCGCCGCTGAGATACAGGACGAGACGGAGCGGCTGACGTCCGTTCCCGGCACTGCTTCCGACGAAGAGCGCTGA
- a CDS encoding FadR/GntR family transcriptional regulator, translated as MSTLAHTMMTAARSADSGLAGPGELDRYPYGEAPAADRVGVPSWDGADQELGRVGRRASGSRGRGLHGQLVQQLGQMIVSGDLGADRPLVPEEIGQRFEVSRTVVRESLRVLEAKGLVSARPNVGTRVRPVSDWNLLDPDIIEWRAFGPQRDDQRRELSELRWMIEPLAARLAAGHGREEVQQRLCDLVEVMSHAMAQGDALTYSRADNEFHGLLIQIAGNRMLEHLSGIVSAALQVSGGPVTGCDRPNEASLAQHARIVDALGTGDGAAAETAMRQLLTVHPEVERVVPAPREH; from the coding sequence GTGAGTACCCTTGCGCACACCATGATGACCGCCGCCCGCTCCGCCGATTCAGGTCTGGCCGGCCCGGGCGAACTCGACCGCTACCCCTACGGAGAGGCCCCCGCGGCCGATCGCGTCGGAGTGCCCTCCTGGGACGGTGCGGACCAGGAGCTGGGCCGCGTCGGCAGGCGTGCTTCGGGCAGCCGCGGGCGCGGACTGCACGGCCAGCTTGTCCAGCAGCTGGGGCAGATGATCGTCTCCGGTGACCTGGGGGCGGATCGGCCGCTGGTACCCGAGGAGATCGGCCAGCGCTTCGAGGTCTCCCGCACCGTCGTCCGCGAATCGCTCCGTGTCCTTGAGGCCAAGGGGCTGGTCAGTGCCCGGCCCAACGTCGGCACGCGCGTGCGTCCGGTCAGCGACTGGAACCTCCTCGATCCGGACATCATCGAGTGGCGGGCCTTCGGGCCCCAGCGCGACGATCAGCGCCGAGAGCTCAGCGAGCTGCGATGGATGATCGAGCCGCTTGCTGCCCGTCTCGCAGCCGGGCATGGGCGCGAGGAGGTGCAGCAGCGTCTGTGCGACTTGGTCGAGGTCATGAGCCATGCCATGGCGCAAGGTGACGCCCTGACCTATTCACGCGCCGACAATGAATTCCACGGGTTGCTCATTCAGATCGCCGGCAACCGGATGCTGGAGCACCTGTCCGGCATCGTCTCCGCCGCCCTTCAGGTCTCGGGTGGCCCGGTCACGGGCTGTGACCGGCCGAACGAGGCGTCTCTCGCGCAGCACGCGCGCATCGTCGACGCCCTCGGCACCGGTGACGGTGCGGCGGCGGAGACAGCCATGCGTCAGTTGCTCACGGTCCATCCCGAGGTGGAGCGCGTGGTTCCCGCGCCGCGCGAGCACTGA
- a CDS encoding glycogen debranching N-terminal domain-containing protein yields the protein MHEQPIPPFADDGRPPWGRYEPYLVDGAGSSVGATGVPRPTPPRADPKSPVIHGGRPPLAGDRSRRPSAPAPHTTPGARQTPGLPPTHTALVCTALPGLAVSDESGQLSGQGLEGFYRGGRRLLSRCQVRVAGREPLAVQAGMTGADSARFVGTVWASPTAGPDPDVVVERVRRADGTERITLRNASLRPLHLPVEAALGTDLAELGTIATGRAGPELPATVRDSGLRWATADASACVTANPAPTDALASAGLLRWELDLPPGGATTIELRVRPGGAGPLRAAGHTAAGPLAPARAAGDDPRVGPLLRAAVADLQALLLRDPAHPSDTYVAAGAPWRCGMAPAEALAAARMALPLGTRLAAGTLRALARTQLPGPGHRAGLIPGPRRDAGPFLPPGCTGTEATLFFPVLLAEARRWGLAEQETKELLPAAERCLTWLRTAVGDGPYLPDPQPCGPARSETQAHAYRAALLGADLLDTYHRPGGTELRQWAGTLRTAFRADFWVEDRGGGRPAAALAPDGRPVTHLGSAAVHLLDTGLLGSGRLAPGLLDKVQTAQLARLLGGPAMDAGWGLRGLGAKETGYNPFGHRTGAVRVHETALAVAGLASAGYEREATGLLRGLLEAAPHFGHRLPEMFAGEQRTAGGAPLPHPAACRPAATAAASVILVLTALVGIRPDSPARSVTLRPVRSAPLGELGLTALRVAGAPFAVRVSRLGLAMVEDAADGLQLGV from the coding sequence ATGCACGAGCAGCCGATCCCGCCCTTTGCCGACGACGGACGTCCCCCCTGGGGCAGGTACGAGCCTTACCTGGTGGACGGTGCCGGTTCCTCAGTGGGGGCCACTGGCGTCCCACGGCCGACTCCTCCGCGCGCCGATCCCAAGTCCCCGGTCATCCACGGCGGCCGACCGCCCCTGGCCGGCGACCGGTCGCGCCGGCCTTCCGCACCCGCGCCGCACACCACTCCGGGCGCCCGCCAGACGCCTGGACTGCCACCTACGCACACGGCGTTGGTCTGCACCGCCTTGCCTGGCCTCGCCGTCTCCGACGAGAGTGGGCAGCTGTCCGGCCAGGGCCTGGAGGGGTTCTACCGGGGCGGCAGACGCCTGCTCTCGCGGTGTCAGGTCCGCGTGGCCGGTCGGGAACCGTTGGCGGTGCAGGCTGGGATGACCGGTGCCGACAGCGCACGTTTCGTGGGGACCGTGTGGGCTTCACCTACGGCGGGACCAGACCCGGACGTGGTCGTCGAGCGTGTACGCCGCGCCGACGGGACCGAGCGGATCACCCTCCGCAACGCCTCCCTGCGTCCCCTGCACCTGCCCGTGGAGGCCGCCCTCGGCACGGATCTCGCCGAACTCGGCACCATCGCTACCGGCCGGGCAGGTCCCGAACTCCCGGCCACCGTCCGTGACTCGGGCCTGCGCTGGGCCACGGCCGACGCCTCCGCCTGCGTCACCGCCAACCCGGCGCCCACCGACGCCCTGGCGTCCGCCGGACTGCTGCGCTGGGAACTCGACCTGCCACCCGGTGGGGCGACAACCATCGAACTGCGCGTACGACCCGGCGGAGCCGGGCCGCTGCGGGCTGCGGGACATACCGCGGCCGGTCCTCTCGCACCTGCCCGGGCAGCCGGTGATGATCCGCGCGTGGGCCCACTGCTGCGTGCGGCCGTTGCTGACCTCCAGGCCCTGCTCCTGCGCGACCCAGCGCACCCCTCCGACACCTACGTCGCTGCCGGCGCGCCCTGGCGCTGCGGAATGGCCCCCGCCGAAGCCCTGGCCGCCGCCCGCATGGCCCTGCCCCTGGGCACCCGACTCGCCGCCGGCACTCTGCGCGCCCTGGCCCGTACACAGCTGCCCGGACCAGGCCACCGGGCCGGTCTGATCCCCGGGCCACGGCGTGACGCTGGCCCGTTCCTTCCGCCGGGCTGCACGGGAACCGAGGCCACACTGTTCTTCCCGGTGCTGCTTGCCGAGGCCCGCCGCTGGGGCCTCGCGGAACAGGAGACGAAGGAACTGCTGCCCGCGGCCGAACGCTGCCTGACCTGGCTGCGGACAGCGGTCGGCGACGGCCCCTACCTGCCTGACCCGCAACCCTGCGGCCCAGCCCGTAGCGAGACCCAGGCCCATGCGTATCGCGCGGCACTGCTCGGCGCCGATCTCCTCGACACCTACCACAGACCGGGCGGCACGGAGTTACGCCAGTGGGCCGGGACCTTGCGGACGGCCTTTCGTGCCGACTTCTGGGTCGAGGACCGCGGCGGCGGGCGTCCCGCCGCGGCGCTGGCGCCGGATGGTCGTCCCGTGACGCACCTTGGCTCCGCGGCGGTTCACCTGCTCGACACCGGTCTGCTCGGTTCCGGTCGGCTCGCCCCGGGTCTGCTCGACAAGGTGCAGACCGCACAGCTGGCCCGACTGCTCGGCGGCCCGGCCATGGACGCGGGCTGGGGCCTGCGCGGTCTCGGCGCCAAGGAGACGGGGTACAACCCCTTCGGCCATCGGACTGGAGCCGTGCGGGTGCACGAGACAGCACTCGCCGTCGCAGGTCTGGCCAGTGCAGGCTATGAGAGGGAAGCCACCGGGTTACTGAGAGGACTGCTGGAAGCGGCGCCACACTTCGGTCACCGGCTGCCCGAGATGTTCGCCGGTGAGCAGCGAACTGCCGGTGGCGCTCCGCTGCCGCACCCAGCGGCCTGCCGGCCCGCGGCCACTGCCGCGGCCTCCGTGATCCTCGTGCTCACCGCTCTTGTGGGCATCCGTCCCGACAGCCCCGCCCGCTCCGTCACCCTGCGTCCCGTGCGCAGTGCCCCCCTCGGTGAACTCGGCCTGACCGCACTGCGCGTCGCAGGGGCGCCCTTCGCCGTACGGGTCAGCCGACTCGGACTCGCCATGGTCGAGGACGCGGCGGATGGTCTGCAACTGGGCGTGTGA